In Brevibacillus brevis, a genomic segment contains:
- a CDS encoding iron ABC transporter permease, with translation MKAELQQAPAAVRRKSITASPSFVYVLVSPLFLILLAYVIYPLFETFVASIKVDEAITWKNYARFFSLEHTANLEALWTSIYISVLSVITCGIVGVAMAFLLERYEFPGRKILSVLALVPMALPPLIGVLSFTFLYGESGIFPRALKELLGLAQVPFSLKGIWGVVVVHTFTMYTYFFMTATAAIKGLDPSLEEAAASLGANRFTIWRRIILPMLTPAMVASSLLVFMIAMASYTAPLIFGIDRTMTMQIYLSRTNGDLDMAATQSTILSIVSVLFLLIMRWYQGARNYQNLSKGVSVHRTEIKSKAGRYIAMVLSFVGIVILMLPILVLVLISFSVDGTWTVQILPPQYTLDHYLDLFTDSKTWRPIANSLQLSAIASVGIVLFGVAAAYAMVRLKFRGKTLLDVLIMLPWALPGTVVAVNLIAAFSTPTVFSFGQVLIGTFWIIPLAYFVRHLPLVFRSTSATLMQMDPSVEEAARNLGASWWYSFRRVVFPMALGGILAGTLLAFVQCIGEFVASILIFTPRTTPLSVAVFQKMYNFEFGTACAYGVLQILVIIIVLFISRKLTGDGAGTAV, from the coding sequence TTGAAAGCAGAATTGCAGCAAGCGCCGGCAGCAGTCAGACGAAAGTCCATTACGGCTTCGCCTTCCTTCGTCTACGTGCTCGTTTCGCCACTCTTTTTGATTTTGCTGGCGTATGTCATTTATCCGCTGTTTGAAACGTTCGTCGCCAGCATCAAGGTCGACGAGGCTATCACCTGGAAAAACTATGCGCGCTTCTTCAGTCTCGAGCATACGGCCAACCTGGAGGCGCTGTGGACCAGCATCTACATCTCCGTCCTGAGCGTCATCACGTGCGGGATCGTTGGCGTGGCGATGGCGTTCCTGCTGGAGCGCTACGAATTCCCGGGGCGGAAAATCCTGTCGGTCCTCGCACTCGTGCCCATGGCCTTGCCGCCGCTGATCGGAGTGCTGTCCTTTACGTTTTTGTACGGGGAGAGCGGCATTTTCCCGCGCGCCCTCAAGGAGCTGCTGGGACTGGCCCAGGTGCCCTTTTCACTCAAAGGAATCTGGGGAGTCGTGGTCGTTCACACGTTTACGATGTACACCTACTTTTTCATGACGGCGACTGCCGCTATCAAGGGGCTGGATCCTTCGCTGGAGGAGGCAGCGGCGAGTCTTGGAGCCAATCGCTTTACGATCTGGCGCCGAATCATTTTGCCGATGCTGACCCCGGCGATGGTGGCGTCGTCCCTGCTTGTATTCATGATCGCCATGGCGTCGTACACCGCGCCGCTGATCTTCGGCATCGACCGGACCATGACCATGCAGATCTATCTGTCCCGCACGAATGGCGACCTCGACATGGCGGCGACGCAATCGACGATTCTCTCGATTGTCTCGGTCCTGTTTCTCCTGATCATGCGCTGGTATCAGGGCGCACGCAACTACCAGAACCTGAGCAAGGGCGTCAGCGTGCACCGCACGGAGATCAAGAGCAAGGCCGGGCGTTACATCGCGATGGTTCTGTCGTTTGTCGGCATCGTCATCCTGATGCTGCCGATTCTCGTGCTGGTCCTCATCTCGTTCTCGGTGGACGGGACCTGGACCGTGCAAATCCTGCCTCCGCAGTACACGCTGGATCACTACCTCGACCTGTTCACGGACAGCAAGACGTGGCGGCCAATCGCCAACAGCTTGCAGCTCTCCGCGATCGCGTCGGTGGGGATCGTCCTGTTCGGCGTGGCGGCGGCGTATGCGATGGTTCGCCTCAAATTCCGCGGCAAGACGCTGTTGGATGTGCTGATCATGCTGCCGTGGGCGTTGCCCGGAACGGTCGTAGCGGTAAACCTGATCGCCGCTTTCAGCACACCGACCGTCTTCAGCTTTGGACAGGTACTGATCGGGACGTTCTGGATTATCCCGCTCGCCTACTTCGTTCGGCATTTGCCGCTCGTATTTCGTTCCACATCCGCCACACTGATGCAGATGGACCCGTCCGTCGAGGAAGCGGCGCGCAATCTGGGAGCATCGTGGTGGTACAGCTTCCGCCGGGTGGTCTTTCCGATGGCATTGGGCGGCATTCTGGCTGGTACGCTTTTGGCTTTTGTCCAGTGCATCGGGGAGTTCGTCGCCTCGATCCTGATCTTTACGCCGCGGACGACGCCGCTCTCGGTGGCGGTTTTCCAGAAGATGTACAATTTCGAGTTTGGAACCGCGTGCGCCTATGGTGTCCTGCAGATTCTGGTCATCATCATCGTGCTGTTCATCTCCAGAAAACTGACCGGCGACGGAGCAGGAACCGCCGTGTAG